GCAAGTTTGCGTCGATTGACCTAACCCCTATCGAAAACGTGCAAGGACCCTACCGTTTGCGCGGCCCTAATGGGGAGCAATTTATTGTGGTGCTGGCCAACTCTGAGCGGGTATACCTCGACGGGCAACTAATGACGCGTGGGTTCGACTTTGATTACACAATTGACTACAATCAGGCAGAAATAACGTTTACGCCAAAGCACCTGATTACGCGCAACTCACGCCTCAAAGTAGATTTTGAGTACTCTGATTTCAACTACTCTCGCTCACTCGTTCATTTGAACCATTATCAGCAGCTAGGTCGGTTGAGTGTGCACGCAAACTATTACCGCGAGGCTGACAACCCCGACAACTCGCCTAACCTGACTTTAACTCCTGACGAGAAACAGTTGCTGCGCAATGCTGGCGACCAGGTTAGCCAAGCGGCCGATACTAGTGTGACCGCCGTCATCTTCAATCGGCAGCAGGTGCAGTATCATCGTGAATCTCGATTGGTAGCCGGAAAACGTGTGCCTGTGTACGTCTTCGCGAAAGACTCTTTACAGGCAGTTTATAATGTTCGCTTCACGGAAGTAGGACAAGGGCAGGGGGACTACCGCCTCAGTACGCAAAACGCGGGAGCTAACGGCCGCGTGTTCGAGTATGTGGAGCCTGTTGGTAGCGTAGCACAGGGTAACTACCAAGCCGTACGACTAATTCCTACTCCGCTGCTGAAGCAGATGGTGAGCGTGGGCACCACCTATCAGCTTGATTCGACAGCCAGCGTATTTGTTGACCTAGCTTCTTCGGAAATAGACCGGAACCGGTTTTCGGCTGCTTCAACGCCTGGACGCGCTTTTCGGGTTGGATATGCCGTGCAAGACCGAAAGCTGCATCTGCCCATCCTGAAGCAATATAAGTTTCGTAGCACCCTAGACTACGAGTACACCAGCCGGCAGTTTGCTCCCATCGACCGGTATCGGGATATTGAGTTTGACCGCAATTGGAGCACAACCAGCACCGTACAAGGCAATGGCTCTAATCGACCGCCGCGCGAGGACAACATCTTTAACTTCTCGGCCGGAATCGTAAAAGACCCTACTAATACGTTTTCGTACCGCCTCAGTCGGCGTTATCGTGCAGGGGAGGTAAGCGGTATTCAGCATTGGCTCGATGCTGCCCAACAGTTCGGTAATGCACAGCTGCGCGGAACATTATTCGTGCTTAATTCGCAGGCAGGGAACCGGCGTTCGACCTGGGCGCGGGGAGAAGCCTCCGGACGTTACGTAGGCGGGCCTATAGTGCCGGGCTATGCATATCGTTTCGATAAAAATCGGGTAGCGCTGCCAGGCGGTGATTCGCTTACTTCTGCTAATTATTTTGATGAACATGCCCTGTTCATTCAAAGCCGTGACAGCGCCAAGACCCGGTTTCGGCTTGACTATACATACCGGCGCGACCAAGCCCCCAATACGGAGCAAACGTCCTTATACCTGCGGGGCCGAGCCCAAACCTGGCAAGGAACGTTCGCAAGTCGCCTGGGGCGCAACCAAGATGTGAACTTGCTCTTTACCTACCGCGACCTAGCTGCCCGTGACAGTGCCCGCCAGCGGACGGTGCTCAGCAAGCTGGACTGGAACGCGAATTTCTTTAATAATGTACTGCGCTCCGAACTTAGCTACAGTGTCGCTACTGGCCGCGAGTTGAAGCGTGATTATTCTTTTTTGCCGGTGCCAGCTGGCCAAGGCACGCATTATTGGCAGGATACGAACGGTGATAAGCAGCAGCAGAAAGACGAGTTCTTTGAGGCGCAAACAACAGACGCGCAGTACCGCACTTATATTAAAGTATACTTGCCGACTGACAATTATATCGTGGCCTTCACAAATCGTTTCAGCTATCGGCTCACGAGTAGTGCCCCCCGGGGTTGGCGCGATCAACCAGGCTTACGTGGTTTCGGGGCACGCTTTTCGACCATCACCAGCGTGACGCTCGACCGCCGTACTATCGACCAAGACCTAGCTTCGCGGCTGAACCCTTTTGCTCTACAAACAGATGACACGTTGCTGCTTTCGCTGAATAAGCTCATCCGTAATACCCTGTACTTCAACCGCTCTAATCCAATTTTTGGAGCTGAATTTACGCTGCAGCAGAACCAGCAAAAGACTTTGCTAACGAATGGCAATGAGGTGCGCAACCTAGCTAGTCAGAGTATGTTGGTACGCCGCACGCTAGCGCAATCGTTCACGGGGCGTCTTACAACTACCCGCAGTGTGCGTGGGAATAGAGCTGATTACTCATCAACCAGCTTCCAGTCAGCTCGTAATTTTCGGCTGTTGATCTACGAAGTACAGCCCGAAATCAGCTATCAGCCCACGTCTACGCTACGCTTCACAGGAACGTACTTGCGCACTTCCAAGCAGAATACATTTGAAAGCGACCAAGAGACCCAAGGCACTTTCGATGAGCTAGGTATTGAAACGAGGGTGAGCCAAGTGAGCAAACGGACGATTTCGGCGACCACACGCTACGTGCGCGTGGGCTTTCGCGGTGACCAAGCCTCTCTAGTAGGCTTAGAAATTCTGAATGCCCTCCGCCCCGGCAACAACATGACGTGGAATCTAAACTTGGAGCAGCGGCTAAGCAATGGGCTAAATGTCTCGGTAGCGTATGATGGTCGTAAAGCTAACGGAGCAGCCGTTGTGCATACCGGACGGATGCAGGTTTCAGTTTTATTTTAAATAAAGTAAAGTAGACGTATCCAAAATGCTTTGCTTGCGTATTAGGCCTGAACTGTCAAAAGTATATTATTATATATATTCTTGCTTTTAACGGCTTTATACCTTAACCTTGTAATCTTAATACTTGATCTGAGTAAAGTTTAAATGGTATATGTCAAACAAACGATTTACATTTGCTCATGTGCGTGTGCTCGGAGATAGTCTGTAGGGCCTGCTTACTAAACACTTTCTACTATGAATCTTGAAGCTCCAGTATACATCGCTGGCCATCGCGGTATGGTTGGCTCGGCCATCTTGCGGCGGATGCAAAAGGCTGGTCACAAGAATTTTATCCTGCGCAGCTCCTCGGAGCTCGACTTGCGTGATCAAGCCGCAGTAGCAGCTTTCTTTGCGGAAGAGAAGCCCGTTTATGTTGTGTTAGCTGCCGCTAAAGTAGGGGGTATCCTAGCAAACAATACATACCGGGCGGACTTCATCTACGACAATTTGATGATCGAAAGCAACGTGATTCATCAGAGCCATGTGCACGGTGTAGAGAAACTTTTGTTCTTAGGTTCCTCTTGCATTTACCCGAAGCTAGCTCCTCAGCCGCTACAAGAAGATTCGCTGCTGACGGGCTTGTTGGAGGAAACCAATGAGCCATATGCTGTTGCCAAAATTGCCGGCATCAAGATGTGCGACGCTTATCGTAGTCAGTACGGTGCTAACTTCATCTCGGCCATGCCTACCAATTTGTATGGCCCCAATGATAACTATGACCTAAAAGGCTCCCACGTGCTGCCTGCTTTGCTCCGGAAGTTTCACGAAGCCAAGATCAATGGCACTCCTGCCGTTGAAGTTTGGGGCACGGGCACGCCACGCCGCGAATTTCTGTACGCCGATGACCTAGCAGATGCTTGCTACTTCTTACTGCAAAACTTCAACGAGTCTGGCTTTGTCAACGTGGGTACGGGCGAAGACGTGACCATTGCGGAGCTAGCTCAACTTGTTAAGTCTATTGTGGGCTACGAAGGAGAGCTACGTTTCAACGCAGAGTACCCAGACGGCACGCCTCGCAAGCTCATGGATGTAAGCAAACTGACCAGCCTAGGTTGGTCATATAGCACCAAGCTCGAAGAAGGCGTACGCAAAGCCTACGCTGAGTTTTTAGCCACAGCGCCTGAAGTTGCTCAGTAATAGCTGGTTATTTCCTACATTGTTTGTGGTTTCCAACCACCATACTCCGACGAATTGCTAACTAAGTAGGCGCCGCTTGCTTAGTAACAGCACTAAAATATAATCATCCAAGTCAAACAACTTTCCTCATGAAGGTCGCTCTAATCACAGGTATCACAGGACAAGATGGGTCCTATCTAGCAGAGCTGCTGCTCAGCAAAGGCTATGAAGTGCACGGGGTAAAACGTCGCACCTCCCTATTCAACACCGACCGCGTTGACCACCTTTACGAAGGCAACTCAGCCGGCGCTAAGTTCAAGCTGCATTTCGGTGACTTGTCGGATACCACCAACATGATTCGCCTGATTCAGGAGATTCAGCCCGACGAAATCTACAACCTAGGTGCCATGTCGCACGTGAAGGTGTCGTTCGACGAGCCTGAGTACGTAGCCAACGTTGACGGCATCGGTACGCTGCGCATTCTAGAGGCCATTCGTATCCTGGACCTAACCAAGAAAACGCGTGTTTACCAGGCTTCTACGTCGGAGCTCTACGGCTTGGTACAAGAAGTGCCACAGTCAGAAAGAACGCCTTTCTATCCTCGCTCGCCCTATGCAGTTGCCAAACTCTACGGCTACTGGATTACGGTAAACTACCGCGAGGCTTACGGCATGTACGCCGTAAACGGTATCCTGTTCAACCACGAGTCGCCGATGCGCGGTGAGACGTTCGTAACGCGTAAGATCACCCGCGGTGTAGCTCAGATCGTAACCGAGCTGGAAGAGTGCATCGAGCTAGGTAACCTGGATGCTCGCCGTGACTGGGGCCACGCCAAAGACTACGTAGAAGCCATGTGGCGCATTCTGCAGCAAGACGAGCCGGAGGACTTCGTTATTGCTACTGGCGTAACCACAACGGTTCGTGAGTTTGTGCGTCTGGCATTTGCTGAAGTAGGCGTAGAAGTAACGTTCACCGGCGAAGGTGTTAACGAAATTGGTACCGTTACCGCTTGCAACGACCCAGAGTATCAGCTGCCGATCGGCCAGGTAGTAGTGAAAGTAAACCCCGCTTATTTCCGTCCTACGGAAGTAGAACTGCTCATCGGTGATCCTACCAAGTGCAAAGAGAAGCTAGGCTGGGAGCCTAAGTATGACCTCGCTGCCTTGGTAAGCGAAATGGTAAGCGCCGACGTAAGCCTGTTCAAGCGCGACAAGTACCTGCTGAAGGGCGGTCACAAAGTGTATAGCTACAAAGAGTAGTTGCACCTTATTGGTAAACAAAAAGGCCGAGCTCATAAAGCTCGGCCTTTTTGTTTATACTGATTTGGGTTTGGCAAGTGAGTCAGCGGTAAACTTAGTTAGAGTGTTGCTAGCTTCCGCATGCTCTCGACTATAGCTAGCTCCGCTTGCCCGGCAGGGGCCTTGGCTGCTTCAAGCTGCCGCACGGCAGCAGCTTGCCAAGCGGGAGTAGGTTTCTCGCCCTTCTCCAGCAAGCGTAAGCGCTCTAGGCCGAGGCCCGCTAGCGTGGCAAGTTGCACCGACAGGGGTGCATATTCCCGCAGCGAGGGTTCAGTGGTCAGTAGCGGTTGTAAGAGCGCGTCATTTTTCTGCCAAGTTGAGAGCGTAGTGCGTAGCGCATTGAACGTCGTGAGCGTCTGGGCATCCTTTGGAAGCTTGCTGTTTGTGGCGGTTGCCATTGACTGAAGCAAAGCACTGATATCAACTCCAAACTGGCGGGCAGCTTCCGCTTCGGGTAGAGCAGCATCTACGAGCCGGTTCAGGGGAGTTTGGGTGGTGTAGGTAAAGCCCTGACGGTGGCGCTTATACTCCTTCACCGGCTCTATAACACCAGCCAAAACGCCTAGCGGTGCTACGTATTGCTTACCTGCGAGGCGGAGTAGAAGCTGCTCCGGCACCCGTCGATGCTGCAAACCTAAGCCGTCAAGCTGGCGCGATGCAATAGCAAGCCGGCGGTACATATCAGGTACGTCGCGTACGGTGCTAAGAGACCAGAAGCGCTCAGCAATGGCAGCCGCGCGGGGCCAGATGCGGCTATCGAGGATAGTAGAGTCTGCAAATTCGGCCCACATGGCGGTTTCGCCGCCCAATACACGCTGTTGTTGCTCCGGCGTCAAGCCGTTGTCGGCCAGGAGTGGATCGTTCAAGTAATGAGACCCAGCGCTATAATTTAGATCGATGTAGTAGCCATTGGAGAGAAGGGCGGGGTGGCCAGCTTTTACGGCTTCATACAGGGCTTTGCGGCCGCGCCAACTTTGAATGACAATTTCGGCTGGTAGATCAGGCGCCAAAATTTCGTCCCAGCCAACCATGATCTTGCCGCCTTTGGTAACGATAGGCAGCATACGGCGCATAAAGGCTGTTTGCAATGCGTGAGTATCAAACTTGCCATTCTCCTTCATCATGTTGTTGGCGCGCATGTACTCCGCAATGCGCGGGTTGCGTCGCCACTGCTGCCCGTTGTTTTCATCCCCTCCAATGTGAAAGTAAGCGTCGGGGAAAAGGCTCATCATCTCTGTGAGCAATGTGTCGAGCAGTTGATAGGTGCTTTCCTTGGTTGGGTCGATGGCAATGTTGAGCACCCCCCAACGCTGAGCCGGGGCATAAACGGAGTCATTGCTGGCTAGCACTGGGTAGGCTGAAATAAGTGCTGTCGTGTGACCCGGTAGGTCAAATTCTGGCACCACTCGAATACCACGAGCTGCCGCATAGCGAACCACGTCGTGCACTTGTGCTTGGGTGTAGTATTGTCCGGAGGCAGCGACTTGTTGAAGCTTAGGTAATAGCTTGCTTTCAACCCGGAAGCCTTGGTCGTCGGACAGGTGCCAATGCAGCACGTTGAGCTTCACCGCTGCCATCGCATCGAGGTTGCGCTTCATCACCGCAACCGGCATGAAATGGCGCGCAGCATCTATTAAAAGACCACGCCAAGCAAAGCGAGGTTGGTCGGTAATATCAACTTCAGGAAAATAGTAGCTCTTCTTTTCCTGGGTTAACAGTTGC
This Hymenobacter sp. GOD-10R DNA region includes the following protein-coding sequences:
- a CDS encoding beta-N-acetylhexosaminidase, translating into MLVSLRAARLLLCSCFLLCSFIARAQPTDTRQLMPVPAQLTWGAGRFALKGKLGIRFETDTDPAVRAAANRFATRLNKKTGFAQPKPALTIRYGRVGGVKLGEDESYSLRVTPVGIALTSATSLGALRGLATLEQLLTQEKKSYYFPEVDITDQPRFAWRGLLIDAARHFMPVAVMKRNLDAMAAVKLNVLHWHLSDDQGFRVESKLLPKLQQVAASGQYYTQAQVHDVVRYAAARGIRVVPEFDLPGHTTALISAYPVLASNDSVYAPAQRWGVLNIAIDPTKESTYQLLDTLLTEMMSLFPDAYFHIGGDENNGQQWRRNPRIAEYMRANNMMKENGKFDTHALQTAFMRRMLPIVTKGGKIMVGWDEILAPDLPAEIVIQSWRGRKALYEAVKAGHPALLSNGYYIDLNYSAGSHYLNDPLLADNGLTPEQQQRVLGGETAMWAEFADSTILDSRIWPRAAAIAERFWSLSTVRDVPDMYRRLAIASRQLDGLGLQHRRVPEQLLLRLAGKQYVAPLGVLAGVIEPVKEYKRHRQGFTYTTQTPLNRLVDAALPEAEAARQFGVDISALLQSMATATNSKLPKDAQTLTTFNALRTTLSTWQKNDALLQPLLTTEPSLREYAPLSVQLATLAGLGLERLRLLEKGEKPTPAWQAAAVRQLEAAKAPAGQAELAIVESMRKLATL
- the gmd gene encoding GDP-mannose 4,6-dehydratase; its protein translation is MKVALITGITGQDGSYLAELLLSKGYEVHGVKRRTSLFNTDRVDHLYEGNSAGAKFKLHFGDLSDTTNMIRLIQEIQPDEIYNLGAMSHVKVSFDEPEYVANVDGIGTLRILEAIRILDLTKKTRVYQASTSELYGLVQEVPQSERTPFYPRSPYAVAKLYGYWITVNYREAYGMYAVNGILFNHESPMRGETFVTRKITRGVAQIVTELEECIELGNLDARRDWGHAKDYVEAMWRILQQDEPEDFVIATGVTTTVREFVRLAFAEVGVEVTFTGEGVNEIGTVTACNDPEYQLPIGQVVVKVNPAYFRPTEVELLIGDPTKCKEKLGWEPKYDLAALVSEMVSADVSLFKRDKYLLKGGHKVYSYKE
- a CDS encoding GDP-L-fucose synthase; the encoded protein is MNLEAPVYIAGHRGMVGSAILRRMQKAGHKNFILRSSSELDLRDQAAVAAFFAEEKPVYVVLAAAKVGGILANNTYRADFIYDNLMIESNVIHQSHVHGVEKLLFLGSSCIYPKLAPQPLQEDSLLTGLLEETNEPYAVAKIAGIKMCDAYRSQYGANFISAMPTNLYGPNDNYDLKGSHVLPALLRKFHEAKINGTPAVEVWGTGTPRREFLYADDLADACYFLLQNFNESGFVNVGTGEDVTIAELAQLVKSIVGYEGELRFNAEYPDGTPRKLMDVSKLTSLGWSYSTKLEEGVRKAYAEFLATAPEVAQ